In Acomys russatus chromosome 26, mAcoRus1.1, whole genome shotgun sequence, a genomic segment contains:
- the Prss54 gene encoding inactive serine protease 54 isoform X1 encodes MAGMRGLLLLLYMSRLSSAICGIQKADIKDDSKENLVGSNEFPWVVSLQDPQYTHLAFGCILSEFWILSTASALQDRKKVIAVVGIANMDSRKIDHTEYSVNAIIPHENFNNISMSNNIALLRTESAIRFDNLVQAICFLGKKLHRQPVLKNCWVAGWNPTSATGNHMTMSILRRISVKDTDLCPLHRDRKIECASHTHKEYNDICLGEPGSPMMCQLAKFNLWVLRGLLTYGGDVCPGLFLYANVEDYSDWITAKARRAGPSLFSLHPWELVSDFFIDKSNIALTKNANSEHSHAAWPYYQGQRMSTLYDQPTADGQSLGANGPQESGWISKVAVQPMYYDYYGGEAGEGGAVAGQNRLHWSQERILMSLVLVFLGSSV; translated from the exons TTTGCGGCATCCAGAAAGCCGACATCAAGGACGATTCCAAGGAGAACCTCGTGGGCAGCAACGAGTTCCCCTGGGTGGTCTCcctacaggacccacagtacaccCACCTGGCGTTCGGCTGCATTCTCAGCGAGTTCTGGATCCTCAGTACTGCCTCCGCTCTCCAGGACAG GAAGAAGGTTATTGCTGTTGTTGGTATAGCTAACATGGATTCCAGGAAGATCGATCACACAGAGTACTCTGTCAATGCCATCATCCCCCATGAGAACTTTAATAACATCTCAATGAGCAATAACATAGCCCTCCTGAGGACAGAATCTGCCATACGTTTCGACAACCTGGTCCAGGCCATCTGCTTCCTGGGCAAAAAGCTACATAGACAGCCAGTTTTGAAGAACTGCTGGGTGGCAGGATGGAATCCCACGTCTGCA ACAGGAAATCACATGACAATGAGTATCCTGAGGAGAATCTCCGTGAAAGACACTGACCTGTGTCCTTTACATAGAGACCGGAAAATAGAATGTGCCAGTCATACACATAAGGAATACAACGATATTTGTCTG GGAGAACCAGGAAGCCCTATGATGTGCCAACTCGCAAAGTTTAATCTCTGGGTCCTGAGAGGACTCCTGACCTATGGAGGCGATGTGTGCCCTGGCCTGTTTCTCTATGCCAACGTGGAAGACTACAGCGACTGGATCACGGCCAAGGCGAGGAGGGCTGGCCCTTCCCTGTTCTCACTCCACCCCTGGGAGTTGGTTTCTGACTTCTTCATTGACAAGTCCAATATCGCCCTGACAAAGAATGCGAATTCTGAACACAGCCATGCTGCGTGGCCCTACTACCAAGGACAAAGAATGTCCACGTTGTACGACCAGCCAACAGCTGATGGGCAGAGCTTGGGGGCAAATGGGCCTCAGGAATCAGGCTGGATTTCAAAGGTGGCTGTTCAACCCATGTACTATGATTACTACggtggggaggcaggggaaggcgGGGCTGTGGCTGGCCAGAACAGGCTGCATTGGTCCCAAGAGAGGATCTTGATGTCCCTCGTGCTTGTTTTTTTGGGCAGCAGTGTCTAG
- the Prss54 gene encoding inactive serine protease 54 isoform X2 — protein MAGMRGLLLLLYMSRLSSAICGIQKADIKDDSKENLVGSNEFPWVVSLQDPQYTHLAFGCILSEFWILSTASALQDRLKVIAVVGIANMDSRKIDHTEYSVNAIIPHENFNNISMSNNIALLRTESAIRFDNLVQAICFLGKKLHRQPVLKNCWVAGWNPTSATGNHMTMSILRRISVKDTDLCPLHRDRKIECASHTHKEYNDICLGEPGSPMMCQLAKFNLWVLRGLLTYGGDVCPGLFLYANVEDYSDWITAKARRAGPSLFSLHPWELVSDFFIDKSNIALTKNANSEHSHAAWPYYQGQRMSTLYDQPTADGQSLGANGPQESGWISKVAVQPMYYDYYGGEAGEGGAVAGQNRLHWSQERILMSLVLVFLGSSV, from the exons TTTGCGGCATCCAGAAAGCCGACATCAAGGACGATTCCAAGGAGAACCTCGTGGGCAGCAACGAGTTCCCCTGGGTGGTCTCcctacaggacccacagtacaccCACCTGGCGTTCGGCTGCATTCTCAGCGAGTTCTGGATCCTCAGTACTGCCTCCGCTCTCCAGGACAGGCTA AAGGTTATTGCTGTTGTTGGTATAGCTAACATGGATTCCAGGAAGATCGATCACACAGAGTACTCTGTCAATGCCATCATCCCCCATGAGAACTTTAATAACATCTCAATGAGCAATAACATAGCCCTCCTGAGGACAGAATCTGCCATACGTTTCGACAACCTGGTCCAGGCCATCTGCTTCCTGGGCAAAAAGCTACATAGACAGCCAGTTTTGAAGAACTGCTGGGTGGCAGGATGGAATCCCACGTCTGCA ACAGGAAATCACATGACAATGAGTATCCTGAGGAGAATCTCCGTGAAAGACACTGACCTGTGTCCTTTACATAGAGACCGGAAAATAGAATGTGCCAGTCATACACATAAGGAATACAACGATATTTGTCTG GGAGAACCAGGAAGCCCTATGATGTGCCAACTCGCAAAGTTTAATCTCTGGGTCCTGAGAGGACTCCTGACCTATGGAGGCGATGTGTGCCCTGGCCTGTTTCTCTATGCCAACGTGGAAGACTACAGCGACTGGATCACGGCCAAGGCGAGGAGGGCTGGCCCTTCCCTGTTCTCACTCCACCCCTGGGAGTTGGTTTCTGACTTCTTCATTGACAAGTCCAATATCGCCCTGACAAAGAATGCGAATTCTGAACACAGCCATGCTGCGTGGCCCTACTACCAAGGACAAAGAATGTCCACGTTGTACGACCAGCCAACAGCTGATGGGCAGAGCTTGGGGGCAAATGGGCCTCAGGAATCAGGCTGGATTTCAAAGGTGGCTGTTCAACCCATGTACTATGATTACTACggtggggaggcaggggaaggcgGGGCTGTGGCTGGCCAGAACAGGCTGCATTGGTCCCAAGAGAGGATCTTGATGTCCCTCGTGCTTGTTTTTTTGGGCAGCAGTGTCTAG